In the Archaeoglobus neptunius genome, CCCTGCCGCCTATCATCGTCGGTCAACGGTTCGTATCGCACACCAAGTTCTTTTTCAATCTGCCTCCTTCTCAGTACATCGTAGTAGAGCACCTGCATGTTGAAGCATCTGCAAAGTCTGGCAACCTCGGCCCCAATCCTTCCAAGACCAAGGATGCCTGCAGATTTTCCGTAAATTTCCGTACCATCATACCTTAACCTGTAATCCCAGTTTCCCTTCTTGAATTCCTCCTGGGTTGTGTGAAGTTTCTTGGCGAGAGCCAGCATCGTGCATATTACATACTCAGCAACGGAAACTGTGTTCGTTCCGGGAGTGTATGCGACAACTATACCTCTCTTCCTTGCCGCTTCAACATCGATGTTGTCATAACCAACTCCCCATCGCACTATCCCCTTCAGCTTTTTGCCATTCTCGATTATTTTCTCCGTGATCAATGCCGGCACTCTTGCGACCAGCACGTCAGCGTCTTTCACTTCCTCTGCAAGTACCTCTTCTTCAACATCCGGGGATATCCTCACGTTTCCCAGTTTGCTGAGCTCTCTCACAATAAGCTCGTCAATGTGGCTCGTCAGCAGTATCTTCGGCATTTACACCATCTCCAGCCCAACCCGGTATTTCTCAGCCAGAAGTCCTATCTGCTTCCACGTCTCCTCATGGACAGTTATGCCCTCTTTAAGCTGTTTCTGTTCCAGTCTGTACTCCAGCTCACCGGGAATCAAAACTTCGGATACACCCTCTGCTTTTTTGCATCCTTTAATATGATTTATGAGGGAATTCATTCTGTCTAAAAATTCATCAACCCCCACGAAAGTTTCAATGTCGATGGCCATGATCGTGTTGCCGAGGTTTGGGGGTTGGGAGAGGTCGAAGATTGGATGGGGCATGTCCGGGACAATGCTGCCGCCTGTTATGACTGCTGAAAGGATTTCCACAGCAAGCCCCAGTGCGTAACCCTTTGCTTCCCCTATGGGTACAAGAGCCCCCTCCAGCGCCTCTTCTGGATCGGTGGTTGGACGGCCGTATTTGTCTATTGCCCAGTTTTCCGGTATTCTTTCACCCTTGAGTGCGGCAAGTCTTATTTTCCCAACAACACCGGAGGTTATTCCCATATCAAGGACGAAAGGAAAATCTCTTCCTGTCGGTGCTGCAACGGATATCGGGTTTGTTCCGAGCTTCGCCTCTCTGCAACCGTAGGGGGCCACGAATGGTGGGGCGTTGACGAACATTATTCCGATCATGTTTTCCTCAGCGATTTTCATTGTGTAGTATGCGAGCATCCCGAGGTAATTTGTGTTACGGGTAAGTACAGCACAGACACCGTTTTTTCTTGCCTTCTTAATTGCGATTTCTGCCGCTCTAACAGCCACGACCTGTCCCGGGCCATTGTCTCCATCAATCCATGCATACGAATGCCCTTCGGCTATGGTTTCTATTTCCGGATGCAGGTTTACAACACCACTTTCAATGCGAGGAATGTAACTCGGGAATCTCATAATTCCGTGAGAGTGAACACCTCTCAGATCGGCCTTTACCGTAGAGTCGGCAATGATGAAAGCATCCTCTTCGGAAAGTCCCAGCCTGACAAGTATTGATTTGCATATTTCTGTGAGTTTATCTGGCATTACAACCGGCATGATATTCCCTCTCAGCCCATTTTGCTTAGCTCAAACCCCGCCATTAAAGCCCTCAGGTTCTTTTCCTCTGTCCCCTTTGGAACCCTTCTCAGTACAGCCTTTTCCGCAGATTTGATATTCACGACTTCTGTACTTCCAACGAGATATCCGACCACTATCATGTTATAACTTGCCCGTAGTCCCAGTTCTTCAGCCTTGGTTGTGAACGCACTCCCAGTGAACCGCTCGCCAGTTCTCACCATGTCGGTATCAATTATAAGCACCCCACCATTCTTCAAAATTGCACTGTTCTCCTCATACGCCTGCTGCGAAAGTGCAACCAGAATGTCAGCCTCGGTAACAACGACATCGAAAATGGGATCGGTAGAAATTATCACATCGGCCACCGACGCTCCACCCCTGCTCTGGGCGGAATAGTCCTGGGTTTGAATAACGTTCAGCCCTTCAATGGCTGCGGCCTCACCGAGAACAACTCCCGCAAGAATAACACCCTGCCCACCAAAACCTGCAATTCTTATCTGCATGCTACTCACCTTTCTCAATTAGCCTGTTCAACTCCTCAACAAACTCCGGCCTGTCCACGTCCACGAACTCCCCAATGGTAATCCTGCCCTCCAGCTCTTCTAGGCTCATCTTGGCCGCCTTTTTTAACGGTACTGAAACTTTCAGAAACCACTTGAGCATTTCAGTTGCAGTTCTCAACTCATTTCTCCTACCATACTGCACCGGACATTGGGAGATAACCTCGACAAGAGCAAAGCCTTTCTTCACCATGGCCTTTTTAATTGCCTTCAGGAGAGCGAATGGATGGGCAGTTGTCCATCTTGCAACGTAGCTTGCGCCGGCCTTTGCAATCGTTTCTGAGATGTCAAGTGGATGTTCAACATTCCCGTAGGGTGTTGTCGTCGTTTTAGCACCGAAGGGTGTTGTAGGAGCAACCTGTCCTCCTGTCATTCCGTAGATAAAGTTGTTAACGAGTATGACCGTGATGTCTATGTTTCTTCTTGCAGCATGGATCAAATGATTGCCTCCGATTCCTGCCAGATCACCATCTCCGGAGATAACAACGACATACTTGTCTGGCAGACCAATCTTAATTCCCGTGGCGAATGCTACCGGCCTTCCATGGGTGGTGTGCAGTGTGTCCGATTTAAAGTAGGGGCTTGGAATCCACGCAGCGCATCCAATTCCCGAGACCATAACCAGATTTCTTGGATCAATTCCGAGCTCGTCTATGGCATTTGCGAAGACGTTCAGAACAGTTCCACCACCGCATCCGGGACACATGGTGGTTGGCAGAACTTCCTCTCTCAGATACTTCAGCATTCGGTATTTTTTCATGACATCACCCCTGATATCGCCCTGTAAACTTCGTCACTTGTTATCGGCACTCCGCCTATCTTGTTTACGCCGATAAGCTTCACATCATCGTTTGTAAACCGCTGAACTTCGAGAATAAGCTGTCCCAAATTCATTTCCGGCACCACAATCGCTTTAACATCTTTACCCAGCTCGTTAATCCTTTTTCCAGGAAACGGATGGATTGTGATGACTCTGAAAAATCCGGCTTTTATCCCCTCTTTTCTGGCCCTCAAAACGGCTCCGAGAGATGGTTTGGCACTTATCCCCCATGAAATCACAAGAATTTCTGCATCATCGGTAAACTTCTCTTCCCACTTTACAATATCCTTCTCATGCTCCCTAACCTTTTCATGAATCCTCCTAACAAGTCTGTCATGAACGGATGGGGTGAAAACGTCTCTCATTCCCGTCTCCTTGTGCGTTGAGCCCGTAACGTGTGTGAAGTATCCTTTTCCGAATATGGGCATGGGTGGGACCAATTCTCTGCCAAAAGGGTACTTGGTCTCCTCCATGTTTGTTGGCAGTTTCCTCTCAATAATACTTACCTCATCAGGGTCAGGGATTCTTATCTGTTCCCTCATGTGCCCGACAATCCCATCGGCAAGAACCATAACCGGCATCCTGAACCTCTCGCTCAGGTTGAAGGCATCAATAGTTATCCAGAAACACTCTTCAACACTCGATGGACTCAGAGCGATTGCAGGATGGTCTCCGTGTGTTCCCCATCTTGCCTGAAAGAAGTCACCTTGTGCCCCCTTCGTCGCCTGGCCCGTGCTCGGACCGCTTCTCTGAACATCTACGATGACTGCTGGAGTTTCGGTCATTATGGCGTAGCCTATATTTTCCATCATAAGGCTGAATCCAGGACCGCTTGTGGCGGTCATCGTTTTCAACCCTGTCCAGGATGCCCCGATAATTGCCGCTATACTCCCTATCTCATCCTCCATCTGGATGTAGTATCCTCCCACTTTCGGAAGCTCTCTGGACATAGTTTCGGCAATTTCCGATGCAGGGGTGATCGGATAGCCCGCATAGAATCTGCAACCCGCAAAAATTGCACCATATGCTATTGCTTCATCACCCTGCATGAAGTAGTTACCCTTAGGATACAGCCTGCGCAAAACGTTATTGCTCATGACCTCACCTCCTCGATAGACAGGGCAAAGTCAGGACACATTATCTCGCAGCGTCTGCAGATGGTGCATTTGTCCGAATTTTCGGGAACTGGGTAGTGAACGCCTCTCTCACTCAAATCCTTCGAGATCTCAAAAACTCTGGTGGGACAGACCTCGATGCATATATTGCAGCCCTTGCAGAATGCCCTGTTCACGTGGATTTCAACGTTTTTGCCCATGCTATCTCCTCCACGATCTAATCACATAATCTATAATGATCTTTTCTATGATAAATTTTTTGATCGAAATCTGCCTTCTTTTTTTCCGAAATTATTCCTCATCTCCCA is a window encoding:
- a CDS encoding hydroxyacid dehydrogenase; translated protein: MPKILLTSHIDELIVRELSKLGNVRISPDVEEEVLAEEVKDADVLVARVPALITEKIIENGKKLKGIVRWGVGYDNIDVEAARKRGIVVAYTPGTNTVSVAEYVICTMLALAKKLHTTQEEFKKGNWDYRLRYDGTEIYGKSAGILGLGRIGAEVARLCRCFNMQVLYYDVLRRRQIEKELGVRYEPLTDDDRRQGLKVPGKILMVDYLIIQVPLTTETKGIIGRREIEKMKKGIVIINAARGGVLDEKALYEGLINGKISGAALDVFEEEPPESELYREMSKMDNVILTPHIAGITVESRKRMSLMVVEEVKRILSGERPLNPVF
- a CDS encoding Ldh family oxidoreductase codes for the protein MPVVMPDKLTEICKSILVRLGLSEEDAFIIADSTVKADLRGVHSHGIMRFPSYIPRIESGVVNLHPEIETIAEGHSYAWIDGDNGPGQVVAVRAAEIAIKKARKNGVCAVLTRNTNYLGMLAYYTMKIAEENMIGIMFVNAPPFVAPYGCREAKLGTNPISVAAPTGRDFPFVLDMGITSGVVGKIRLAALKGERIPENWAIDKYGRPTTDPEEALEGALVPIGEAKGYALGLAVEILSAVITGGSIVPDMPHPIFDLSQPPNLGNTIMAIDIETFVGVDEFLDRMNSLINHIKGCKKAEGVSEVLIPGELEYRLEQKQLKEGITVHEETWKQIGLLAEKYRVGLEMV
- a CDS encoding 2-oxoacid:acceptor oxidoreductase family protein, translated to MQIRIAGFGGQGVILAGVVLGEAAAIEGLNVIQTQDYSAQSRGGASVADVIISTDPIFDVVVTEADILVALSQQAYEENSAILKNGGVLIIDTDMVRTGERFTGSAFTTKAEELGLRASYNMIVVGYLVGSTEVVNIKSAEKAVLRRVPKGTEEKNLRALMAGFELSKMG
- a CDS encoding 2-oxoacid:ferredoxin oxidoreductase subunit beta — protein: MKKYRMLKYLREEVLPTTMCPGCGGGTVLNVFANAIDELGIDPRNLVMVSGIGCAAWIPSPYFKSDTLHTTHGRPVAFATGIKIGLPDKYVVVISGDGDLAGIGGNHLIHAARRNIDITVILVNNFIYGMTGGQVAPTTPFGAKTTTTPYGNVEHPLDISETIAKAGASYVARWTTAHPFALLKAIKKAMVKKGFALVEVISQCPVQYGRRNELRTATEMLKWFLKVSVPLKKAAKMSLEELEGRITIGEFVDVDRPEFVEELNRLIEKGE
- a CDS encoding 2-oxoacid:acceptor oxidoreductase subunit alpha, which gives rise to MSNNVLRRLYPKGNYFMQGDEAIAYGAIFAGCRFYAGYPITPASEIAETMSRELPKVGGYYIQMEDEIGSIAAIIGASWTGLKTMTATSGPGFSLMMENIGYAIMTETPAVIVDVQRSGPSTGQATKGAQGDFFQARWGTHGDHPAIALSPSSVEECFWITIDAFNLSERFRMPVMVLADGIVGHMREQIRIPDPDEVSIIERKLPTNMEETKYPFGRELVPPMPIFGKGYFTHVTGSTHKETGMRDVFTPSVHDRLVRRIHEKVREHEKDIVKWEEKFTDDAEILVISWGISAKPSLGAVLRARKEGIKAGFFRVITIHPFPGKRINELGKDVKAIVVPEMNLGQLILEVQRFTNDDVKLIGVNKIGGVPITSDEVYRAISGVMS
- a CDS encoding 4Fe-4S dicluster domain-containing protein, yielding MGKNVEIHVNRAFCKGCNICIEVCPTRVFEISKDLSERGVHYPVPENSDKCTICRRCEIMCPDFALSIEEVRS